A stretch of the Vanacampus margaritifer isolate UIUO_Vmar chromosome 6, RoL_Vmar_1.0, whole genome shotgun sequence genome encodes the following:
- the sephs1 gene encoding selenide, water dikinase 1 gives MSVRESFNPESYELDKNFRLTRFAELKGTGCKVPQEVLQKLLENLQENHYQEDEQFLGAVMPRLGIGMDTCVIPLRHGGLSLVQTTDYIYPIVDDPYMMGRVACANVLSDLYAMGVTECDNMLMLLGVSNKMSEKERDKVMPLIMQGFKDAAEEAGTSVTGGQTVLNPWVVLGGVATTVCQPNEFIMPDNAVPGDVLVLTKPLGTQVAVAVHQWLDIPEKWNKIKLVVTQEDVELSYHEAMTNMARLNRTAASLMHTFNAHAATDITGFGILGHAQTLAKQQRSEVSFVIHNLPVLAKMAAVSKACGNMFGLMHGTCPETSGGLLICLPREQAARFCAEIKSPKYGEGHQAWIIGIVEKGNRTARIIDKPRIIEVAPQAAAQSVNPTPGATS, from the exons ATGTCGGTGAGGGAGTCCTTCAATCCCGAGAGCTACGAGCTGGACAAGAACTTCCGGCTCACGCGCTTCGCAGAGCTCAAGGGAACGGGATGCAAG GTGCCCCAAGAGGTTTTACAGAAGCTTTTAGAGAACCTACAAGAGAACCACTACCAAGAAGATGAACAGTTCCTGGGTGCAGTCATGCCTCGATTAG GCATCGGCATGGACACCTGCGTCATCCCCCTACGACACGGGGGCCTTTCACTCGTCCAGACAACAGATTACATCTACCCTATAGTGGACGACCCCTACATGATG GGTCGCGTGGCATGCGCAAACGTCCTCAGTGACCTGTACGCCATGGGGGTGACGGAATGTGACAACATGTTGATGCTGCTAGGTGTCAGCAACAAAATGTCGGAGAAG GAGAGGGACAAAGTCATGCCGCTCATCATGCAGGGCTTCAAAGACGCGGCGGAGGAGGCGGGCACATCCGTGACGGGAGGACAGACGGTGCTCAATCCCTGGGTGGTCTTGGGGGGCGTCGCTACCACCGTGTGCCAGCCCAATGAATTCATCAT GCCAGACAACGCGGTGCCAGGTGACGTGCTGGTGCTCACAAAGCCGCTCGGGACGCAAGTGGCCGTGGCAGTGCACCAGTGGCTCGATATC CCAGAGAAGTGGAATAAGATCAAGTTGGTAGTCACGCAGGAAGACGTGGAGCTGTCCTACCACGAAGCCATGACGAACATGGCTCGCCTCAATAGGACAG CCGCCAGCCTCATGCACACGTTCAACGCGCACGCCGCCACCGACATCACGGGCTTCGGTATCCTTGGCCACGCCCAGACGCTGGCCAAGCAACAGCGGAGCGAGGTGTCCTTCGTCATCCACAACCTTCCCGTGCtcgccaagatggccgccgtgtCCAAGGCGTGCGGCAACATGTTCGGCCTCATGCACGGCACCTGCCCCGAGACGTCAG GAGGGCTGCTGATCTGTCTGCCGCGCGAGCAGGCAGCGCGCTTCTGCGCCGAAATCAAGTCGCCCAAGTACGGCGAGGGCCACCAGGCGTGGATCATCGGCATCGTAGAGAAGGGCAATCGCACGGCACGCATAATCGACAAGCCGCGGATTATCGAGGTGGCGCCGCAGGCCGCCGCACAGAGCGTCAACCCCACGCCCGGCGCCACTTCCTAA
- the cpt1b gene encoding carnitine O-palmitoyltransferase 1, muscle isoform, whose protein sequence is MAEAHQAVGFQFTVRPDGVDLKLSQDVITNICQAGLMVWKKRAIQFKNGILAGVYPASPSSWLIVVVVMMSSLYTDVDLSLGIVQAINEHMPLRGYLSVQTGAVLSSVVFASALWLFLIYLLRYTLKALLSYHGWIFESHGKMSASTKVWLSLVKMLSWRRPLLYSFQASLPRLPVPRVEDTIRRYLESVRPLLDDEGYKQMEILANDFKETKAAQLQRYLILKSWWATNYVSDWWEEYIYLRGRGPIMVNSNFYIMDLMYVTPTHRQAARAGNIVHAMLQYRRKLERGEHAPLRAVGTVPMCSAQMERMFNTTRIPGIETDFVQHLNDRKHLVVYHKGRFFQVWLYTGGRHLLPSELETQFSRILNDTSEPQPGELKLAALTAGNRVTWAQARMKYFSQGVNRVSLDAVESAAFFLALDDKPQGFDAKSNSLDCYAKSLLHGKCYDRWFDKSFTLVSYPNGKMGINAEHSWADAPIVGHMWEYVLATDCFHLGYTEEGHCKGDVNKGLPQPSRLQWLIPATCQNVIETSYLSAKKIADDVDFLAYLFSAFGKGLIKKCKTSPDAFIQMALQLAQFRDQGEFCLTYESSMTRMFRDGRTETVRSCTSEAVAFVRAMEDRRATNTQRLTLFRRAADKHQNMYRLAMTGSGIDRHLFCLYVVSKYVGVDSPFLKRVLSEPWKLSTSQTPQQQLNLVDINKFPKYVSAGGGFGPVADDGYGVSYIIVGENLITFHISSKFSSPDTDSSRFGQHIDKAMMDIQMLFQATNDKTTGEVTMQLNNGKKYM, encoded by the exons ATGGCCGAAGCCCATCAGGCGGTGGGCTTCCAGTTCACCGTTCGTCCAGATGGCGTGGACCTCAAACTAAGCCAGGATGTCATCACCAACATCTGCCAGGCTGGACTGATGGTGTGGAAGAAGAGAGCCATACAGTTCAAG AACGGCATCTTGGCCGGCGTGTACCCGGCCAGTCCATCCAGTTGGCTGATCGTGGTCGTCGTCATGATGAGTAGCTTGTACACGGACGTGGACCTTTCCCTGGGAATCGTCCAAGCCATCAATGAACATATGCCGCTCAG AGGATATCTATCAGTGCAGACGGGCGCCGTTCTGAGCTCCGTGGTGTTCGCCAGCGCGCTGTGGCTCTTCCTTATCTACCTGCTCAGGTACACCCTTAAAGCGTTGCTCTCGTACCACGGCTGGATCTTCGAATCCCACGGAAAGATGAGCGCTTCCACTAAAGTGTGGCTG AGCCTGGTGAAGATGCTTTCATGGCGCAGGCCACTTCTTTACAGCTTCCAGGCGTCCTTACCCCGACTACCTGTGCCTAGGGTGGAAGACACCATTCGCAGG TACCTGGAGTCCGTGCGTCCTCTGCTGGACGATGAGGGTTATAAGCAAATGGAGATCTTGGCCAACGACTTTAAAGAGACAAAGGCTGCCCAGCTGCAGAGATACTTGATCCTCAAGTCCTGGTGGGCAACCAATTAT GTAAGTGACTGGTGGGAGGAGTACATCTACCTGAGAGGCCGTGGCCCAATTATGGTCAACAGTAACTTCTACATTATG gACCTGATGTATGTGACGCCAACTCACCGGCAGGCGGCGCGTGCAGGCAACATAGTGCACGCCATGCTGCAGTACAGACGCAAACTGGAGCGCGGTGAACATGCGCCG CTGAGGGCTGTAGGGACGGTTCCCATGTGCTCCGCTCAGATGGAGAGGATGTTCAACACCACCCGCATCCCTGGCATCGAAACGG ATTTCGTGCAGCACCTGAATGACAGGAAGCACTTGGTGGTGTACCACAAGGGTCGCTTCTTCCAAGTGTGGCTGTACACGGGTGGACGCCACCTCCTACCCAGCGAGCTGGAGACCCAATTTAGCAGGATCCTCAACGACACGTCTGAGCCGCAGCCCGGCGAGCTCAAACTAGCAGCGCTGACTGCAGGAAACAG GGTTACTTGGGCTCAGGCTCGGATGAAATACTTCAGCCAAGGAGTGAACAGAGTGTCCTTGGATGCGGTGGAATCAGCCGCCTTCTTCCTGGCGTTGGATGACAAGCCTCAGGGTTTCGATGCCAAGAGCAACTCTTTGGACTGTTATGCCAAATCACTGCTGCACGGGAAGTGCTACGACAG GTGGTTTGACAAATCTTTCACCCTCGTATCTTACCCCAATGGCAAAATGGGAATAAACGCTGAGCATTCGTGGGCCGACGCGCCAATCGTGGGTCACATGTGGGAG TACGTCCTTGCCACCGACTGCTTCCATCTGGGCTACACAGAGGAGGGCCACTGCAAAGGAGACGTGAACAAAGGCCTCCCTCAACCCTCTCGACTGCAGTGGCTCATTCCCGCAACG TGCCAAAATGTGATCGAGACGTCCTACCTGTCTGCTAAAAAGATAGCCGATGACGTGGACTTCCTCGCCTACCTGTTTAGTGCTTTTGGTAAAGGCCTGATTAAAAAGTGCAAGACCAGCCCGGATGCTTTTATTCAGATGGCCCTGCAGCTGGCACAGTTTAGG GATCAGGGGGAGTTCTGTTTGACGTACGAGTCGTCCATGACGCGCATGTTCAGAGACGGCCGCACGGAGACGGTGCGCTCGTGCACCTCAGAGGCCGTCGCCTTCGTCAGAGCCATGGAGGATCGACGGGCGACA AACACACAGAGGCTGACGCTGTTTCGGAGAGCGGCCGACAAGCATCAGAACATGTACCGCCTGGCCATGACCGGTTCCGGCATCGACCGACACCTCTTCTGTCTCTACGTCGTGTCAAAGTATGTGGGCGTGGACTCTCCTTTCCTTAAAAGG GTTCTGTCGGAACCGTGGAAGTTGTCCACCAGTCAGACTCCTCAGCAGCAGCTCAACTTAGTGGACATCAATAAGTTCCCTAAATATGTCAGTGCTGGAGGCGGATTTGGGCCA GTGGCCGATGACGGTTACGGCGTGTCTTACATCATTGTTGGAGAAAACCTCATCACATTCCATATCTCCTCCAAGTTCTCCAGCCCTGACACG GACTCAAGCAGGTTCGGTCAGCACATCGACAAAGCCATGATGGACATCCAAATGCTTTTCCAAGCCACAAACGACAAGACGACAGGCGAGGTTACGATGCAGCTCAACAATGGCAAGAAGTACATGTAG
- the LOC144053268 gene encoding kelch repeat and BTB domain-containing protein 2 isoform X1 produces the protein MNLWNCFGKTLEWIRMWLKYGLVRLCSVFPSVGAWTAGVTHTNASHQEHSDEWKRKMELRTYDLGGQGGSLVTIQTSTHTFRQADLGRLSECSEYFRALSQSGMREAAENLVHLELVSSDVFHHLLEFYFNNTFETPREEELGLHIQVSSYLLAEDFLSRCLSVLTEELRPQRCLYYLSLAQEICCMELRSTVFAYLSRNLLELPHVIKCLSNEEKEELILLRTQGKPRLCSLRKENLMSWKDPETERARHVFVEQNGLWRSITEFPFWTDKWCFTAVVLYNYLYIIGGYRTLVRRRWDFKIATFRYNPLTQEWTAAAPLIKHRRHFSAVACQGRIYAVGGWYLDSLVTPDSSTALYTAVECYDPWEDTWRFVSSLPITDFQFTMTLSHDVPLATSLRHCLYVLGSIQRTGEKLLLQYNTSQDSWCELLPTLTRADADLPVLYLLMGASDKLVVIGGNNSHNVVTSFCVRSQKWGQVHSVQKAAFAGQGALLGSQVVMPSVEHNSVATMDLQTLSVKVLTPLPISICYEAVFYLHF, from the exons ATGAACCTATGGAATTGTTTTGGAAAGACGTTGGAGTGGATTCGTATGTGGCTGAAGTATGGTCTGGTAAGACTGTGCAGTGTTTTTCCCAGTGTTGGTGCATGGACAGCAGGTGTCACCCACACCAATGCGTCACACCAAGAACACTCAGACGAGTGGAAACGCAAGATGGAACTTCGCACGTACGACCTGGGAGGCCAAGGCGGAAGCTTGGTTACTATTCAGACCAGCACGCACACATTCCGC CAGGCAGACCTGGGAAGGCTTTCTGAGTGCAGCGAGTACTTCCGGGCTTTGTCCCAGTCCGGAATGAGGGAGGCCGCCGAAAATCTGGTCCACCTGGAACTCGTGTCCTCAGATGTTTTTCACCACCTACTGGAGTTTTACTTTAACAACACATTCGAGACGCCGCGAGAGGAGGAGTTAGGCCTGCATATACAG GTCAGCAGCTACCTCCTGGCTGAGGACTTCCTCTCGCGGTGTCTATCCGTGCTGACCGAGGAGCTGAGGCCGCAGAGGTGTTTGTACTACCTGAGTTTGGCTCAGGAGATCTGCTGCATGGAGCTGAGGAGCACCGTGTTCGCCTACCTGAGTAGAAACCTGCTGGAGCTGCCTCATGTCATCAA GTGTCTGAGCAACGAGGAGAAAGAGGAGCTCATCCTCTTGAGGACGCAAGGAAAGCCTCGTCTCTGCAGTCTTCGGAAGGAAAACCTGATGTCCTGGAAGGATCCGGAGACGGAGCGCGCCCGCCACGTTTTCGTCGAGCAAAACGGATTGTGGCGTTCCATCACGGAGTTCCCGTTTTGGACGGACAAGTGGTGCTTCACGGCCGTGGTACTGTATAACTACTTGTACATCATAGGAGGCTACAGGACCCTTGTGAGGAGGAGGTGGGACTTCAAAATAGCCACGTTTAGGTATAATCCTTTGACTCAGGAATGGACTGCTGCTGCTCCACTTATTAAG CACAGAAGGCACTTCAGCGCAGTGGCCTGCCAGGGCCGTATTTACGCAGTAGGTGGCTGGTACTTGGACTCCCTAGTCACCCCGGACTCCAGCACGGCCCTCTACACAGCTGTGGAGTGCTACGATCCATGGGAGGACACATGGAG GTTTGTCTCGTCTCTCCCCATCACGGACTTTCAGTTCACCATGACTCTTTCTCATGACGTACCCCTGGCGACCAGTCTTAGACACTGTCTCTACGTCCTTGGCAGCATACAGAGGACTGGAGAGAAACTGCTGCTCCAGTACAACACCAGTCAAG ATTCGTGGTGTGAGCTGCTTCCTACGCTCACCAGAGCAGACGCTGACCTTCCAGTTCTTTACTTGCTCATGGGCGCCTCGGACAAGTTAGTGGTGATTGGAGGAAACAACTCGCATAACGTCGTCACGTCGTTCTGCGTCCGCTCGCAGAAATGGGGGCAG GTGCACAGTGTGCAGAAAGCGGCGTTCGCAGGACAGGGGGCGCTGTTGGGCTCGCAGGTGGTGATGCCGAGTGTGGAGCATAACAGTGTGGCGACGATGGACTTGCAAACGCTCTCTGTGAAGGTTCTGACTCCTCTGCCCATCTCCATTTGCTATGAAGCTGTCTTTTATCTTCACTTTTGA
- the LOC144053268 gene encoding kelch repeat and BTB domain-containing protein 11 isoform X2, translated as MNLWNCFGKTLEWIRMWLKYGLVRLCSVFPSVGAWTAGVTHTNASHQEHSDEWKRKMELRTYDLGGQGGSLVTIQTSTHTFRADLGRLSECSEYFRALSQSGMREAAENLVHLELVSSDVFHHLLEFYFNNTFETPREEELGLHIQVSSYLLAEDFLSRCLSVLTEELRPQRCLYYLSLAQEICCMELRSTVFAYLSRNLLELPHVIKCLSNEEKEELILLRTQGKPRLCSLRKENLMSWKDPETERARHVFVEQNGLWRSITEFPFWTDKWCFTAVVLYNYLYIIGGYRTLVRRRWDFKIATFRYNPLTQEWTAAAPLIKHRRHFSAVACQGRIYAVGGWYLDSLVTPDSSTALYTAVECYDPWEDTWRFVSSLPITDFQFTMTLSHDVPLATSLRHCLYVLGSIQRTGEKLLLQYNTSQDSWCELLPTLTRADADLPVLYLLMGASDKLVVIGGNNSHNVVTSFCVRSQKWGQVHSVQKAAFAGQGALLGSQVVMPSVEHNSVATMDLQTLSVKVLTPLPISICYEAVFYLHF; from the exons ATGAACCTATGGAATTGTTTTGGAAAGACGTTGGAGTGGATTCGTATGTGGCTGAAGTATGGTCTGGTAAGACTGTGCAGTGTTTTTCCCAGTGTTGGTGCATGGACAGCAGGTGTCACCCACACCAATGCGTCACACCAAGAACACTCAGACGAGTGGAAACGCAAGATGGAACTTCGCACGTACGACCTGGGAGGCCAAGGCGGAAGCTTGGTTACTATTCAGACCAGCACGCACACATTCCGC GCAGACCTGGGAAGGCTTTCTGAGTGCAGCGAGTACTTCCGGGCTTTGTCCCAGTCCGGAATGAGGGAGGCCGCCGAAAATCTGGTCCACCTGGAACTCGTGTCCTCAGATGTTTTTCACCACCTACTGGAGTTTTACTTTAACAACACATTCGAGACGCCGCGAGAGGAGGAGTTAGGCCTGCATATACAG GTCAGCAGCTACCTCCTGGCTGAGGACTTCCTCTCGCGGTGTCTATCCGTGCTGACCGAGGAGCTGAGGCCGCAGAGGTGTTTGTACTACCTGAGTTTGGCTCAGGAGATCTGCTGCATGGAGCTGAGGAGCACCGTGTTCGCCTACCTGAGTAGAAACCTGCTGGAGCTGCCTCATGTCATCAA GTGTCTGAGCAACGAGGAGAAAGAGGAGCTCATCCTCTTGAGGACGCAAGGAAAGCCTCGTCTCTGCAGTCTTCGGAAGGAAAACCTGATGTCCTGGAAGGATCCGGAGACGGAGCGCGCCCGCCACGTTTTCGTCGAGCAAAACGGATTGTGGCGTTCCATCACGGAGTTCCCGTTTTGGACGGACAAGTGGTGCTTCACGGCCGTGGTACTGTATAACTACTTGTACATCATAGGAGGCTACAGGACCCTTGTGAGGAGGAGGTGGGACTTCAAAATAGCCACGTTTAGGTATAATCCTTTGACTCAGGAATGGACTGCTGCTGCTCCACTTATTAAG CACAGAAGGCACTTCAGCGCAGTGGCCTGCCAGGGCCGTATTTACGCAGTAGGTGGCTGGTACTTGGACTCCCTAGTCACCCCGGACTCCAGCACGGCCCTCTACACAGCTGTGGAGTGCTACGATCCATGGGAGGACACATGGAG GTTTGTCTCGTCTCTCCCCATCACGGACTTTCAGTTCACCATGACTCTTTCTCATGACGTACCCCTGGCGACCAGTCTTAGACACTGTCTCTACGTCCTTGGCAGCATACAGAGGACTGGAGAGAAACTGCTGCTCCAGTACAACACCAGTCAAG ATTCGTGGTGTGAGCTGCTTCCTACGCTCACCAGAGCAGACGCTGACCTTCCAGTTCTTTACTTGCTCATGGGCGCCTCGGACAAGTTAGTGGTGATTGGAGGAAACAACTCGCATAACGTCGTCACGTCGTTCTGCGTCCGCTCGCAGAAATGGGGGCAG GTGCACAGTGTGCAGAAAGCGGCGTTCGCAGGACAGGGGGCGCTGTTGGGCTCGCAGGTGGTGATGCCGAGTGTGGAGCATAACAGTGTGGCGACGATGGACTTGCAAACGCTCTCTGTGAAGGTTCTGACTCCTCTGCCCATCTCCATTTGCTATGAAGCTGTCTTTTATCTTCACTTTTGA
- the LOC144053268 gene encoding kelch domain-containing protein 7A isoform X3: MREAAENLVHLELVSSDVFHHLLEFYFNNTFETPREEELGLHIQVSSYLLAEDFLSRCLSVLTEELRPQRCLYYLSLAQEICCMELRSTVFAYLSRNLLELPHVIKCLSNEEKEELILLRTQGKPRLCSLRKENLMSWKDPETERARHVFVEQNGLWRSITEFPFWTDKWCFTAVVLYNYLYIIGGYRTLVRRRWDFKIATFRYNPLTQEWTAAAPLIKHRRHFSAVACQGRIYAVGGWYLDSLVTPDSSTALYTAVECYDPWEDTWRFVSSLPITDFQFTMTLSHDVPLATSLRHCLYVLGSIQRTGEKLLLQYNTSQDSWCELLPTLTRADADLPVLYLLMGASDKLVVIGGNNSHNVVTSFCVRSQKWGQVHSVQKAAFAGQGALLGSQVVMPSVEHNSVATMDLQTLSVKVLTPLPISICYEAVFYLHF, encoded by the exons ATGAGGGAGGCCGCCGAAAATCTGGTCCACCTGGAACTCGTGTCCTCAGATGTTTTTCACCACCTACTGGAGTTTTACTTTAACAACACATTCGAGACGCCGCGAGAGGAGGAGTTAGGCCTGCATATACAG GTCAGCAGCTACCTCCTGGCTGAGGACTTCCTCTCGCGGTGTCTATCCGTGCTGACCGAGGAGCTGAGGCCGCAGAGGTGTTTGTACTACCTGAGTTTGGCTCAGGAGATCTGCTGCATGGAGCTGAGGAGCACCGTGTTCGCCTACCTGAGTAGAAACCTGCTGGAGCTGCCTCATGTCATCAA GTGTCTGAGCAACGAGGAGAAAGAGGAGCTCATCCTCTTGAGGACGCAAGGAAAGCCTCGTCTCTGCAGTCTTCGGAAGGAAAACCTGATGTCCTGGAAGGATCCGGAGACGGAGCGCGCCCGCCACGTTTTCGTCGAGCAAAACGGATTGTGGCGTTCCATCACGGAGTTCCCGTTTTGGACGGACAAGTGGTGCTTCACGGCCGTGGTACTGTATAACTACTTGTACATCATAGGAGGCTACAGGACCCTTGTGAGGAGGAGGTGGGACTTCAAAATAGCCACGTTTAGGTATAATCCTTTGACTCAGGAATGGACTGCTGCTGCTCCACTTATTAAG CACAGAAGGCACTTCAGCGCAGTGGCCTGCCAGGGCCGTATTTACGCAGTAGGTGGCTGGTACTTGGACTCCCTAGTCACCCCGGACTCCAGCACGGCCCTCTACACAGCTGTGGAGTGCTACGATCCATGGGAGGACACATGGAG GTTTGTCTCGTCTCTCCCCATCACGGACTTTCAGTTCACCATGACTCTTTCTCATGACGTACCCCTGGCGACCAGTCTTAGACACTGTCTCTACGTCCTTGGCAGCATACAGAGGACTGGAGAGAAACTGCTGCTCCAGTACAACACCAGTCAAG ATTCGTGGTGTGAGCTGCTTCCTACGCTCACCAGAGCAGACGCTGACCTTCCAGTTCTTTACTTGCTCATGGGCGCCTCGGACAAGTTAGTGGTGATTGGAGGAAACAACTCGCATAACGTCGTCACGTCGTTCTGCGTCCGCTCGCAGAAATGGGGGCAG GTGCACAGTGTGCAGAAAGCGGCGTTCGCAGGACAGGGGGCGCTGTTGGGCTCGCAGGTGGTGATGCCGAGTGTGGAGCATAACAGTGTGGCGACGATGGACTTGCAAACGCTCTCTGTGAAGGTTCTGACTCCTCTGCCCATCTCCATTTGCTATGAAGCTGTCTTTTATCTTCACTTTTGA